A region of the Clostridium estertheticum subsp. estertheticum genome:
TATTGCTTTGCAATGGTCTTCTACATATAACCAATCTCTTATGTTCATTCCATCACCGTATACTGGTAGATTCTTATGATTTAAGCAGTTGTTTATTAGTAGTGGTATTAATTTTTCTGGGAATTGGTATGGCCCATAATTGTTTGAACACCTAGTCGTATTTACAGGCATTTTATACGTATCAAAATATGCCTTTACCATTAGATCTGCACCAGTTTTACTTGAAGAGTAAGGACTGTGTGGATCAAGTGGTGTAGTTTCAAGAAAGAATCCTGTATCCCCAAGTGACCCGTACACTTCATCAGTGGATACTTGCATAAACTTTTTACCTTCTTTAAAACCACCGGATATTTCCCAGGAATTTTTAGCAACATTTAAAATATTTACTGTACCTAAGACATTTGTTTTAACAAATATTTCTGGCTCTTTTATACTTCTATCTACATGTGATTCTGCTGCAAAGTTTACAACATAATCAATATCGTTATCAAAGAACAATTTCTCTGCGAGTTCTTTATCGCATATATCTCCGCAAACAAAAGTATAATTAGAATTAGTTTCTACATCTTTTAAATTCTCTAAATTTCCTGCATAAGTTAATTTGTCTAGATTTATGATTTTTATATCTGAATATTTATTTAACATGTAATGAATGAAATTTGCGCCTATAAACCCAGCTCCACCTGTTACTAAATAAGTTTTCATATTTAATTACTCCCCTTATATTCAAATGATATTTCTAAATCTTTTAGTCTTTTTTGTATTTTATCCTTATCTGATAATAAAATTTCCTCTATGCCATCCAGTGGCCACTTTATAGCTATATCTTTATCATTCCATAATACTCCACTATCATATTCTGGTGCATAGTAATCTGTGCATTTATAATTAAATACAGCCTCATCTGAAAGGACTAAAAAACCATGAGCAAATCCTTCTGGAACATAAAATTGCTTTTTGTTTTCGTCTGTAAGGATAACTCCTTCCCATTTTCCAAAAGTTGCTGAACCTATTCTTAAATCTACTGCTACATCAAAGACTTGTCCCTTTGTAACTCGGACTAATTTACCTTGAGTATGTTTAGTTTGAAAATGAAGTCCCCTGAGTACACCTTTTTTAGACTTTGATTCATTATCTTGAACAAATTCCATTTTAAGCCCAGCCTCAAAAAAATCATTTTTATTGTAGGTCTCCATAAAATATCCTCTGTTGTCCCCAAAAACTTTAGGTTCAATTATATAAACACCGTCTATTTTAGTTTCCATAAAATTAAACAAATCTAAC
Encoded here:
- the rfbB gene encoding dTDP-glucose 4,6-dehydratase, which codes for MKTYLVTGGAGFIGANFIHYMLNKYSDIKIINLDKLTYAGNLENLKDVETNSNYTFVCGDICDKELAEKLFFDNDIDYVVNFAAESHVDRSIKEPEIFVKTNVLGTVNILNVAKNSWEISGGFKEGKKFMQVSTDEVYGSLGDTGFFLETTPLDPHSPYSSSKTGADLMVKAYFDTYKMPVNTTRCSNNYGPYQFPEKLIPLLINNCLNHKNLPVYGDGMNIRDWLYVEDHCKAIDMVINGGRLGEVYNIGGHNERANIQIVKTIISYLNENVDKEITEKLISYVEDRLGHDKRYGIDPTKIKEELGWYPETTFEVGIKKTIQWNLDNKEWMDNITSGEYQNYYDNMYQNK
- the rfbC gene encoding dTDP-4-dehydrorhamnose 3,5-epimerase — translated: METKIDGVYIIEPKVFGDNRGYFMETYNKNDFFEAGLKMEFVQDNESKSKKGVLRGLHFQTKHTQGKLVRVTKGQVFDVAVDLRIGSATFGKWEGVILTDENKKQFYVPEGFAHGFLVLSDEAVFNYKCTDYYAPEYDSGVLWNDKDIAIKWPLDGIEEILLSDKDKIQKRLKDLEISFEYKGSN